The nucleotide sequence GCTGTCCAAAGGCTGACCAGACAGAGACCACAGCGTAAGGGATCCAGGCAATGAGGAACCCTGCGCAGATCAACATTGCCACCTTgtgagaggagaaaagagagaaagaaattaatcTAGCAGTTGGACAGAACAGCACAGAGCTAGGCAGAATGCAAAGGAACACACAACAGAacggaaaagaaaaatcataacTTGCTTCAGATAAATTTACAGCACAAACAAAAGCTGTcacacatttttcttctcttttcctagcTCCTGTTTTTGTTTTACCTGACACAGAGCAGTTCATGAGTCTGCTATCACAGagctttaaaaatgctttaagGTCGGGTTAAACACGAGGAAACTaaataaatttaagaaaacaATAATTCTTTGAcataaaattcaaattatttaagGAGGAAATTCCTTTAAAAACATAGAAGCTCTGTTTTCTAGGATAATATATAACACAGAGCTGTGAAAGTTTCTGAAAATCTTCGCAAGATGTTTGAAATGAATGCAGGTTAAGCTGAAAACTTTCCTATAGGGTTTTTCTTTgttacttttttggtttttttctttgttgttttttgttgttgttgttgttttcttatttgcaGGGCCCCTCACTTCTGTATCTTCTTCCAATCAAATATTCCTCACACTTTCAAAAAGAAACCCGGTCTCTTTTACATTCCAGAATGAAAGAAGCATGCACAGGGAAAagaagacacacaaaaaaatcacgtGCAAGTCTTCCAGATTCTGAGTCCTTTGAAATCGGATTTAGAATTTCATTAAGTCAGTGTCTTTGAAGAAATTTCCACGACTAAAGTAGGTCCTGATGATATGTGGGAATAGAGGACCCTGACTATCTCTGTAGGTGAGTTTGTTTAGGAGGGTAAATTCCTGTCTATATTTACTGTAGCTCCTTCTGCTGTCACTGGggcaaaaataaagtaaattagaaaaagaagaaaagagtttGGAACCCCCTGATCTAATTCAAGGTTTCTTCCTCTCTTGTAGGTTGTGCTGATGATCAAAAGAGAAGATGTCAAATCCCAGCGGGACCAATAACCTGCTACGAGGATGGCCATTGATAACAAGAGCCAGAAGAGTTTTGCCAAATTAGGTTTATCTTCTGCCCCAGGAGAGGGTCTATGACCTATCTGTCACTGGAAAAATGCCAAATATTTGAATCGCATTCAAGACCAATACGGAATGAGTAAGCACAAAGTCATTCAATAAGGCATGAGCTGTTAAACCTTTGGGTATACCCACTCCAGCAGATAAAAATGACTATATTTACCTGGGTAAGTCAGAACTGAAGCTATTGGGAATTTAATTGAGAGTAAGAATGCCAGTacaatgtctattttttttttctggacggtgctctgagcaacctgatctgggtgaagatgtccctgctcatgaccggaattggactggatgagctttgaaggtcccttccaacctaaactattctatgattctatgactgttcTAACCCATAGTATGGATTTTGTACTCCATTAGAATCTGTAGATGCTTTAAAAGGCAAATTTCTACCAAAGATTAACATTGCATTCCTGGCAAATGAGAAAAGGTCTTccttacaaaatgggaaaacatAGCCATAGGAATGTTCAGTATAAATGTTAAAGAAAAACTTTTGGGGCTCAAAATTTGTGATTTATATACTTTACCTCAACCAGTCTGTCTGTGCTCAGACACAGCCTGATACAGATTCAAATAACGTAATGCAATAATGCGTCCTGAAGAATATTTGCCATTATACTGCTGCCACTGACAAACTGTTACAGCATCCAGACTGACAGCTGTTCATGTGCTTATTTGAAATAAGTATAATCAGCAGGATTACAGCAAAAAGTCTTCAGAAAGCACACGTTTTTAGGGTATTGCAAAACCTTTTGGCGAGCCTTTTGTTCCACATCTTGATGGTAATATTTATTTTGGGGAAACTTcattttttatgcttttttgttgtctgtcactgaaaaaaaaagtcaaggatCTCAAACACAGTCATTTTTTATAAATTGTGCTGTGGAGTTTAACAGATTGTGATGGAGGCTCATTTTCCATATTTATATGTGTCCTAATATTATGTTCTCCACTGTAGATCTGAGACAGAAGAGACAGCTACTAGTGTTTTGACTCAGATCACATTAAAGTTTTACATGATCCTTCCAATATGGCAAAAATCAGTTTGCAACCTCAAATCAAACATTTCCAATTTTCTTCAAAGGAAAGGTGCTGAATTACTATAAATCAGTGCTGTGCTAAAGCAACCTTATTTAAAGGCAAGTACAATTTTACCAGCTGTATTGGCAGCACTGATGACACAGGTAGCTAGCTGAGGTTCTCTGATACATTTAGACATAATGCCATTTGTTGCTGCATATTATATAACTCTCGGTTCAGCTCctaaaaatgtaataaaactCGATCAGCCAAGCAAAAGATGCTTCTTGTCTCCCTTTTGGCATGGCTTACAGAGGCTGATGAATCTTTTACAGCTAAGGAATCTGGTTTTGTTCAGTACAAGTTTTTATTTTGAGAGATTTCCCGGCACAATAAGCAGTATCAGCAAAGATCATGGCTGTCACCATTGCCAAATAGAAAATAGATTCAGTCAAAAAGGGAAAATAGGATATGGTCTGagatggaaaattaattttatcaCTTGAGTGCGTTTTTATCAGTAGCTTGTGGCTGAACCTAAATGATAAATTCTTTTTATAAAAACAATTGCAATGTCATAGGAGTGACTTTGGTTTATATCTTCATTAATAGAGAGGAATGTAAGCTGTCTGAAAGTTTTATCTCCCTGTTACAATAATCTGCTCtttatctgtttttctgttaTAATTTCTCTGCACCTTGAATGCTTTAAAATAGCTCTTTACAACAGTTTCTGAAAGCGAAGGGAGTTTTATGGTGGGGAAAAGGGCCACAGAGAGATGATACAACTTTTGTAAGGTCATGCAGGGAGGTTGTGGCAGAGCTTCAAACTGAACGATAATCTGGAGGATTTGAGTGCAGTAATCACAAAATTATGTCTCAACCCCTGTCTTTTCCCATCTTGACAGTACGGAGGAGAAAGCTGGAAGAATCACCTTCAGAGCATCATACTGTTGCTCAGTACATGGTTGAAGTTCTCCAAGCCTGTTCTTATGACCCAACAGAGTAAACTGAGTTCCTTCCTACCTTGGTCAGCTTCATTTCAAGTATGTTGCTGTTCTGAATCCTGGTATCATAGTGAGCAACCTCTTTGGTGGATGACTTGACTTTTAGAATGATTTTGACATAGGAAAACACAATCACTGCCGTTGGGAACAGGAGGCAAAAGAAAAGAATACTCAGAATAAAAGCCTGTCCAGCCACCGACGCCTGTGCCAGCCACCAGTCCAGAGTGCAGGAGGTCCCAAAGGGCTCGGGAGCATAGTTCCCCACACCAGCAAAAGGCACCGTAGCCCAGAACGTAGCATAAGCCCAGATCATTGCCAGACAGATAAATGCATGATGTCTCTTAAGCCAGGTACCTGGAAGATAATTCAAGAGTTACAACATCGGGTCTATATGTATTTAGCACGGTTGAATATGTCATTGTACATATGCAGTAAGAGTTTTCTTGGCTGTTTGACAACAACTGCTATAGGGTTTATTTCACCTCTTTCCAGCTAcctatagtatatatatatatatacccctTAGTTAGGCACCCCAGCTTGCATTGTATCTCATGAAAACTCTTGGAGAGGGCTCCACCTGACATTATTTTAGATCTCTACTTTAGGCTGTGGTGACTTGCAACTTAGAAGAGTCCATACAAAAGCAATCCAAATAGCAATGATCGTGGGGATCTTGTCCAGTAATTTTGAAAATTGCTTTGTGGTTTCTAAAGGCATATTCATAGTATGTGTTCGGATGAAATGGAGATTCAGCCCACATGAAGGACTAAgtgtttagttcagctttttgttgttgtatgaAGACTCACTAGCTGCAACTCTGTGACGCAACTTTATTTCCTGTTCCTCCTGTCACATACTAACTGGCTGAAGTTTCATCTCAAGACGCTTCTCAACATAAAACATTAACCCAAGTGACTGAAAGACAaggctttacaggcaaaataacaTATCCAAGATTAATTTATATCTTGTCATTCTTTTCCAGTACAGTAAATCATCATATGCCTACAGTCAGAAGTATTTGTAACTGATGTTTTCATGTACCCTTgtccatttgtttttttttaaatactaatgGCGTGCCTGGAGTGATGGAGTGGGGTATTGTCTCTCTGTTTATCTTGCATGCATCCCTATTTCAGCTAGGAAAAAGTTTCCATTTACAAGCTGTCCACTATCACCTTTGTTCAACATGTTGGATTCAGAAAGGACTAACAagttaaaatgtattatttactcAGAAAATCAGCTTCTTCCATCTTGGAAGCCGTAATCTGTTTTCACTTCTCATCCACTGTGAGGAGCTTTCTTCAGGATTTTAGAATGACATGGAACAAAAGCAAAGCACACCAAACATTCGGATACAACCAGTGCACCTCCCTACCTGGTTTTACATTTCCAGATCACTGGAAGGAAAATGAACACTGGCCGTCAAATGCCGAATTCAAGCACAAGGGCTGAGAGACAGGAAGGCGGTTTGTGACGTTCAGGTGTGGAAAAACTAGAGCAACAAGAGCATGAGGACTAAAATATCTGTATTATTTTTACAGCTATTGTCAAACCACAGCAACTGATTactaaaaaaacacccaaaaaaaacaaaaaaaaaaaaaaaccaaaaacaaccaaacaaaaaaaaccattatTGCTTTTGGAGCAAACTGAAGGTGCTCCATGTTCCTGACTGATTTagaccacaggacttgctttcagAAATTGTTCCAACAGCTTCCAGGTTGCACTTCCTGTAACAAGGGTCTTCCTGTTCCTATTCCTAGTGGAGAAGTAGGTCTAGGAGTAGCTCCCTGTGTTGAACAATCTACTAGAACCAGGTAGCTTCACATGGAAGAATGACCTGGGAAAGGCCAGGCTGTAAATCGTGGGTCTCAGGAACATAAACTGGATCAAAAGCCCTTGTACAGAAAATGGCTAAGTTAACCATCTAGACTGAACCTGCTGAATATGTTTATTGCTCTGCATCATTTTGTATGGACAACCATCATGAGACAGCCCTTACGAAAACAAACTTTGAAGTGTTCTGTCTGTCTTGAACTAAACACCAGAGCTCATGGCATGAATGCAGCTGGCCATGAAATGTTTACTTCAGCTGATCAAGTCTGAAAAATTGCTTATGATTTGAGTTGCTACTGGATTATTTTGATAAGACCTTTCTAGAATGAGCTGAAATCCTGCTTAATGTGAATGGTGTATTTAAAACACAGCTAAGGAGACTTTCCCTGCACtcacatttcaggaaaaaagtaTGAACATGCCAGATCTCAGTGCAGTACCACAGCTTTTAACTGATAGCACACTCAGCTCTTGGCCAGGCTAGCTTACACTTCCCAGCTGAAAACATTTCTTATACCTTAATATTACATGGTTGATATTATATGACATTATAGTGAGAACAATTGCACGTCCTTCAGGTCACATGGGCAAAGTGTTTCTTATGTGGAAAATCACCTTGAGTattcccaggattttgtcagggACCTAGTCCCTTCTAAGGCAAGGAAAATGTCCTTTCTAAACTGTGACATCTTTTAGCTGGAGAGAATGAAGCATATAATACTTCATATCCAAGAGAAATAAGATATTGATGGATATGGTGATAACACCTTTCATGACTGAATTAATTAGATCCTTTCAGCTTCCATCTCCATACTAGAGAGAAGGCATCATGTTTGTCGTGATCTATTACACATCCAAATCTTTTAGATGTTTTAAATAGCTTGCCACATATCTTAAGGGACTTTAGACATTCAATAAGGAATACTTTTGTATGTCAGGCCATAATACCCTGCAAGATGTGCTGTACTCAGATCTGTTAATGTCAACATCACTTGATAGACACCAAGTGATTTATCTGCGAGTGATTACTAGAACTCCTAACTAAAGCaggcagcagagagaaaacagtgaagGTGTTATGCCCAGCAATACAAATTTAGCTGGGATTACTTGGGTCATACAAATATGTTCCTCCCATCTGTATATTCCCCTCTATATTTAACAAAAGAATTTTGAGGAGTTTAAGTATGATTTCAGTCTATAACACTGTatcatttaatacattttttccatAGTAATTTAGTATAGTTTTTATTTCTTACCATAAGACAAGTGACAGATTTTTAGATATCTATCCAGGCTGACAGCTGTCATAGTAATAAGGCTCCCACAGCCAAAGAAGAAACCAGCCCATCCATACCAGCGGCATCCCATCCATCCAAACACCCAGCGgtgagaaaagaaggaaatgatACTAAAGGGTTTTCCTacaacttcaaaaagaaaaaagaatgtcaGTTGActgataaaatcatagaatcttagactagtttgggttggaagggaccttcaaagctcatctagttccaaaccccctgctatgagcagggacatcttcaaccagagcaggttgctcagagccccatccagcctggccttgaacacttccagggatgaggcattcaTCACTGATATACACACTGTTTTCCAGAAAAGCAGACACTCCCCTTTTCCCAAAGATAATGTAAAACTAGTAAAAATGCTTTGCAGAGTGGAGAGAAGGCTTCAGGCACAACAGATGTGATGACTTACATGTCCTCTGTCCACAGGACTAAGGTAAGACAGTTGAACCCACATCCCATAGCATCTATGCAGGGGTAGGATGAGCCAAGTCTGCAGAATGGCTGGAAACAGGTGATTTACTGCAGACCACATGAACTGGAAAGTAAACCCATACTCTGGTACTGAGCGTGTGCAAGCCCATCCTATTATGAAAATTTCAGAGTATGCGTTAAATCCATATGCAAATACATGCCAGAATGTAAACGGTATGAGCGATGAGTGAGGCCGGGCTTAAAACTAGTACAGATCTATTTGGGCTATGTCCCTATAATCAAGTGCCTTCAAACAGAGGATAAATTTGCCTTCAAAGAGAACTTCTGCGAACCAACCAGGGCCCAACAGTAGGATGTATGTTGTGGTAAAGTTTTAAGCTAGGAAGGAAGATGGTGGTACGGTCACAGCATGGACTTGAGCTGCAGAAGTGGTTTCAGCTCCTATCTCTTCCTTGGTGACACTCAGGAAGTCACCTGGTCACAGATATTAAAAAGTTCTAAGTATCCCCAAACAGAAAGGAAATACCTAAGTATTATATTTTGGAGACTCTATCCTAGTGGCACCTTAGTTCATTATTTGTAAAAATGAGTGGTGCATTGTGGAAGCAATGAATTTAGGTAATATGTTCTATTCTTACATTAAAACACATTAacattgttcattttctttgtaaGTATCATGAAAATGAGAAAGTttagaaataataattttctaGTTGGAATCTCCACTTcctgatttaatttaattttattttattttttggctcAAACCgggcaaaaacaaaacccagccttAATGACACATAAAACTCAAAAATACATAATCTAAGAACATCAGCTTGTTTTCTGAATCCTTCATTTCTACTTACTAGACTGACCTGAAATGCTCTAAGGCCGGAACAGTTGAATTGCAACATTCAAACAGCATTAATTATTTAATTCCACCTTCCCATGCCTGTATTCCTTCCTGCACAGGAGTTTCCAGAGCACCTCGAGGAGTCGAAaacatctcagctgccctgggctaTTTTCCCTGGCTGAACCACACCGTTTGTAATGTCATGGCAGCTCAGTGAATTGCTTTATAAAGAAGGCAAAAATGGTCTCCCAAACAATAATTCCCACAAGGTAACCTATTCGTAGAAGTCAAGAAAAGGTCTGTTTCATTGACGTGTTctgtagaaaaatattttggatttttaCTTAAAATATTCCATTTTGGATGAGACTAATGAAAACTAAACATTGTGTTTTCATTcttaacagaaaattaaaactttTCTACCAAAGTAAAACGTGGTGGAAGATGTCCTTTGCTTCACATTCTGTGCCAAAAGCATAATGATTGAAAACTCTTCAAAATGAGACTTATTTTTAAACAAGATATTTTGGGATTAATTTCCTTTAGCCTAAGCATGTAAGGAAAACTCTGCCTCAGCCTGAATGTTGTGCTCAGGTCAACATATCATGTGCTTCTCTCCAAACAGAATAGATGTACTTTAATTCTTCAAGCAAAAGCTGACCCCAGTGATtaagatttgaaagaaaatacattaaatatgGCAAGGTCTAGAATATATGCCAAGAGTCAGCAACTTTTCTAATGTAAATCATTGTTAGTTCTAAAGACCAACACATATATTTGCACAAAATCAAATTTCTCTTCAGTGGCACAGGACTTGGAGCGTGGGATCAGTGCAAAATGAGCCTGATGCGGTTTTGAGCAAGTGGCTGGTGCCACCCTGTGgtatctgcaggcagcaaaagtCCCATCTTCATTTCAATCAGTCCAGCAGATAGAAAACATGTTTCCTGAGTCAACATCTTCtgtcaacagcaacaacaaaaaccaaaccaaaccaaaacaaaacaaaaaaaaatgcagggagGAAAAAGCATGCATGGCTGTGTCAGTCACAATTCTTTTTAATTATAATGTTTAAACACACAGGCAGATTGGAATCCCCTCGGAACACAAGGTGACCAAGTGTTATGTTAGAGACAGACCTTAACAGGGAAACTAGCAGCCCTCATGCTGCAAGGGCTCCCAAGTAAGCTGTAGTTTGTATGGCTTGGACATACAGCTTATATGCTTGGGAGATAGCTTGTTTACATTCCAAATATATAGCTACAGAAATTCTACTGAAACACTCTGTCTCATAGGAGTGACTCTCATTGGAGTCGGGCATGAGCCTCATAAAATAAGACAGTCTCTTAGAACACAAAGGAGATGAGTGCATCACAGAAGAGGCAAAAACTagtcttttggtttttttgcttcaCTTCTATGTGCTGCAAGGTGGAAATAGTGTCTCCATGGCAGATATGTCAAGGAAACAACTGGTATTTCTTTGTGTGGTAGCAGAGCGGAGATATTTATACTAATGCCTTTCTTCTGCTGAATACACAAGTATCTCCTTCAGAAAACCATATTTACTGGTTACCAGGAGGCATCAAAATTAGTGGAGGTTGAGGGGGTGAGCTGCTCTCAGCCATGCACAGTGACAGCACAATGAGCTTTGGGTCAAGGAGGCTGGGAGACATCTTTATTTTAGGCATTTGGATGAAGGCAAAAACATCTGGCAGAGACGAGGGCAGGAAAAGGGTACACTGGAGTTGGGGATGGGGTCCTGGTGTATGCAACACACAGGGGACAGATGACTTTGAGAGCACAGTAACAAGCTGGTGTTATTGCTCTGGGGAGATCCCATGATCAGCTGGATCACATCAGGTTTTTATTCCCATTGGATTGTCTGCCGTCCAAAATATCCTTTTCTAAAGGACATCCACTCCTGCCCCTGCATTTGCAGTCAGCCATGAGCAGTTGAATGAGACTCATGTCCAGAGCCAAAGGAATGATTCCAAAGGTATTTGACTCTGAAAATTCATGTTAACCTTTCCAAAGCTCCCACCTCTTATGCCAGGGCATCCTGTCTGTGGGGCTGAAATAAAAATCCCACCAGTTGGTTGATGTTCCTCTTACTCTATAGAGTGACACAAACGCTTATTTTCGTGACATGACGACAAAAAAAGACAGTCACTAGAGAGAAAATTATTAGTTTTTGTAGGCTGATGGCCACTGGCATTTCCCATTCTTTTCCCTCATGCTCCTCTCCAGTCATATTTGGCTAAATATGTATTTTGGATGTACCTGGATGTCTCCCGTAGCATCCTTCAGCAAGAAAACATAGTTTTATTCCGCTGTAATATTGAGTTCTTTTGTGGTTATCATGTCGGGATGCACATGGGAGCCAACTTTTAAGGCCTGCCCAGTGCTCGGATGAACAGGAGTTTTGCCTGACTGAGAGATCCaaccatatttttttcccttgtacttttcatttatttttgtcaaCTTGTTCAGGAATGTTGTTTTCTATCCTCTCTTATTTATATGCAAATAATAGAGCAAAAGGCATTTTGGTCTCCCCGTGACTTCCAGAGGACTGTCCCTTGCTGCTGCTAGAAAGAATGTTGGGATGGtagaaatgaatgaaaataagaCGAGAAATTACCTGAAATGCCCAGATCACACACTGCTAAATTAACAGTCATTATCTCAGCAGGTCTCAATTTCTTTTTTCGCTTTGAGGACATAAATATAACATACCCATTTCCCAGAGTTGAAAGAATCcctgtaaaataattaaaaacaaataaattagaTTTCTCCTCAAAAAAACCAGCAATACCTCATCTTCCTTGTGAAATTCTCTCATATTTTCAACCTGAACCTGTGGTCCCAAGGCTAGACATTTTACTCTGAAACATCATCATCTCATCCTCATTATGCAGCTCATTGAGACATCTACTGCAGCCATCTCCCTCCCACAACAAATGCTATTTTTTCCCTCTGCAGCAGGGCATTTACCACCTGGGCCTGCACAACTATCGACTGAATGCACATAATAGAAATCCCAAAATTCCTTTGCTCCACTCAACCCCATTTGCCTCACAAACATTTATACAACCACAAGAACGAAATTGAGCCGTCTGTAATCACAAAGACCCCGATCTCTGACCAACCTTTATTTCATAAAACACTATAGTCAGAGGTTGAGGGATGCATTTCTAAAGTAATGTAAGTTATTTATATTAATATTACATCTTAAATTTTgcaataaaattatttctgtcaTAATAAGAAAGCAAAATGGTAAAATATGTCTGATTTTAACTTCCAGCTAGAATTCAGTGCATGAGGAGCGACTTTGTTCATATTGGCTGACATCTTTTGCCTTATCAACACCCAAGGACTGACCCTGCAAGTGGTTAATCAGCCAATCACACTGGTATCAAAAATCGAAGAGTTTTCACTTCCCTTTAGGAAAACAAAACTCATGTTTCAAAGATGTTGAGCCCAGACTGAGCATTTTGCAGTGGAAAGACAAGAAAGCACAGAACATCCATTTGAGGAAGCAAGAGTCACCCCCAAAGGTGAACACCCCGAGAGGACCATGGCCCATGAAGGccccacgctggagcagaggagacaaagTAAGAAGAAGATGCAGAAGAAAAGAGTGAGGAGCAAAGAGTGGCATAGACCCCAACCTCCTGCGCCATCGTTGTCTTGCCAAAGGGACTCATGACGACCATGAGGGGGAAGGAGAGATGTCAAGAGTGAAGTTCAGCTTGAACAAAGTGTTTACTTTGAGTATTTAAAGTTTGTTAAATTGTCTCCCAACACCCAAATTAGTAATTAAATGTTTTCAGTTGAAGTGAATTCCCCACAACGAGTTCGTTTTGCCCCACAATGAGTTTGCTTTGTTGATTGTTTCTGCCCCATCGTTATATCCACCCTGTGTTTATCTCTGCTGCTTCTGttcttcccctttcctctccATCCCTCTGTGAGCAGCTTGGCTGCTGGCCAGGGCCAACCCTCCACACTACTATAAAAAAGCTGTAAATAACCCAACTTTCCTCTGTTGATGATGCAGGAAAGTCACTCTTCGTGGGGCTTTCCTACTCATGGCTCTGGTGGTGAAAACTCAGCCATATTCCATGTTTCAAAAACACCCCAGTAGCTCCCACCTGCCCAGCAACATCTCTCTCTCCAAATATTGCACCTTCAAGCATCACATAGTTTTCATCACAGTCTGTTGAGAGACCAGACCTCAGGAATTAAATCTCAGGAACGAAATGGTTGTTTCCCATTTCTTGTATGATTTCCTCTGGCCCATCAATGGAATGACCCCCTTGCAAGAGTGCCGTGTCCTTACAGATCCAAGAAACCCAACCTGGGGACATCCATAAGGTAGAGACACAAATGATTCCCAGAGGCTGATACAAGACTATTTCTCAAGAAATACAAGTAACTGTGGAACTCAGAGTTTACCAAACTCATGAGAAAAATACTTTGATTTTGAATTTTTCAGTAATAAATTCAATACTTATGTAATTGGAAACACTTCTTATTTGTCTACTGACAATATCATTTTctacattaatttaaaaaataaacaggacaGAAATTGTCTTATCATTTAATCTTATGTTTTCTCAGTAAATTTGATTTATCCTTGGTGAATGAAATTTGAAGTACATCCTATTCCTATGCCTCTGAGAAATTACTCTGAATTATGAGTATATACAAGAATTcatacaaattattttcttccttgcagCCAAGTGAATGAATCTCAGTGTTGCTGAGCATTTTTCATATATCTTAatccttttctttcttaatgctattttctttctattgatATTTAGGATATCTAGCATGACAGCATCTACTTTGAAACACTGTTCAAAAGTGCCTGAAATTTCCCTGAGTC is from Patagioenas fasciata isolate bPatFas1 chromosome 3, bPatFas1.hap1, whole genome shotgun sequence and encodes:
- the OPN5 gene encoding opsin-5, with the translated sequence MNGMASDDNTSSQEEFLPHYLQKEDPFASKLSREADIVAGIYLTIIGILSTLGNGYVIFMSSKRKKKLRPAEIMTVNLAVCDLGISVVGKPFSIISFFSHRWVFGWMGCRWYGWAGFFFGCGSLITMTAVSLDRYLKICHLSYGTWLKRHHAFICLAMIWAYATFWATVPFAGVGNYAPEPFGTSCTLDWWLAQASVAGQAFILSILFFCLLFPTAVIVFSYVKIILKVKSSTKEVAHYDTRIQNSNILEMKLTKVAMLICAGFLIAWIPYAVVSVWSAFGQPDSVPIHFSVVPTLLAKSAAMYNPIIYQVIDCKFACCRAGGLKTLQKKSSLRKSRMYTIPVHKDSTAMNETQLEV